The genomic DNA AACAGAAATTCGTTTACTCAACGTCCGACGGGAATAGCTAAATAGTAGAAAATTCATGCAACTGATGATATTTTTAAGGATATGATAACAAATTGAACATGTTTATATCAGTGGGACTACACGGGAAGCCAAATTGCATATCCAGTTTGAATTCATGCCATTACACCAACCCTGGAATTGATACGTAGTTCGTACTGAAGCTGATGTCTTACAATCACTCCGTTCCAGTGAAGTCTCACCTATATGAAAGTGAATATCTCGTTCTGAATCACTGGCTTCAAATCTACACGATGCGGCAAATCGAGGGTCTTACTCTTATTATTGCCCGGCAAAATCAACGAATCACTAAAAAATGAAGGACCTTCAATCCGTTGTCCCTCAACGGGTTGGAAGGTCTTTCGACAATTAAATGTATCGAAAAAGGTTTTAACTTTTAAAAATCGGGGGTATATCTATATTAGCGCCGTACAACACGGTCGCTTTTCAATTATTGTTTCTCAATATCAGCGTAATGACCTGGGAGAGAAATGCTACTTACTCACTTCGTTTTTCATTTCTGAATGAAATCCAGTTGAACTAGCATTTAGCGCATGAATTTCTGTTGGAACTTATTGTTCCACTCCTACATTCATTACCTTTTGAGGGCTATACCAAATTCAAGGGGGAAATGAACATGTCAGTAACATTAAAAGTAGAAGAACGCGAAGTACGCCCACGCTCACTTAGAAAGCAATTACGTCATGAAGGAAAAGCTCTTGGTGTCGTGTATGGCTACAAAGTGGAAAGCACACCGATTTCATTCGATGAAAAAGAATTGGTCAAGGTTGTCCGTGATCATGGCGAAAACGTCTTGGTTGCTCTTCAAATCGGCGGTAAAAAGGTCAACACGTTGATCAACAAGCTTGATATGGATATCTTTACACCAACGATTAAACACGTTGAATTCATCGCTGTTAAAATGGATGAAGAAACAGAAGTCGAAACGGATATCGTCCTCGTCGGCGAAGCAGCCGGTGCGAAACTTGGCGGATTCCTTTCACAAACACTCTTTAAAGTAACAGTTGCCGCAACACCAGATAAATTACCGGAACGGATCGAAGTTGATGTAACGGATCTTGCAATCGGAGATTCAATTACAGTAGCTGATCTTCCGGAAGAAAAAGATTTCCGTGTCGTCACAGAAGGTGACATCCAAGTTGCAGCAGTCGTTGAATCGACACTTGAAGCTGAACTTGAAGAAATCGAAGAAGCAGAAGCTGAGGCACAAGCAGCTGATGCGGATACAGCGACAGACGATTCAGAACAAACTTCTGAAGAGCAAGCTGAAGAAAACAAAGAAGATAAAGAGTAATCTTTTCTCCCCTCCCCTCGTGGGAGGTTTTTTTATGCATATTGACAAGTCACGGCGACAGCCGTACAGTGAAGAAGGTACACATCATTGACACATCCACTAGGGGAGCCAGTTGGCTGAGACGATTCACTTCGGACCCTTTGAACCTGATCTAGTTC from Exiguobacterium sibiricum 7-3 includes the following:
- a CDS encoding 50S ribosomal protein L25/general stress protein Ctc codes for the protein MSVTLKVEEREVRPRSLRKQLRHEGKALGVVYGYKVESTPISFDEKELVKVVRDHGENVLVALQIGGKKVNTLINKLDMDIFTPTIKHVEFIAVKMDEETEVETDIVLVGEAAGAKLGGFLSQTLFKVTVAATPDKLPERIEVDVTDLAIGDSITVADLPEEKDFRVVTEGDIQVAAVVESTLEAELEEIEEAEAEAQAADADTATDDSEQTSEEQAEENKEDKE